The following proteins come from a genomic window of Nodosilinea sp. FACHB-141:
- the gltB gene encoding glutamate synthase large subunit: MGRTPVNHPYQPRQHTRSEWPNWGPKSLVEERDACGVGFLADRQNRASHDLVAKALAALDCMEHRGGCCADQASGDGAGVMTAIPWAVLNRWAEEQGYGALESDRTGVAMIFLPNHSETAAFVRDTFNQVVKDEGLSVVGWRPVPVHPDVLGPLAKQYQPHIEQLVIASATETGEDLERRLYLVRRQVLHLVAKAAANPDERAAVSVADLKEFYVCSCSCRTIVYKGMVRSPVLAAFYDDLRDPDYISSFAVYHRRFSTNTMPKWPLAHPMRLLGHNGEINTLVGNINWMVARQADLHHPVWGDRVDLLKPIVNAENSDSANLDNVMELLVRSGRSPQEALMMMVPEAYNNQPELDAYPEITDFYEYYSGLQEPWDGPALIVFSDGTQVGATLDRNGLRPARYVITKDDLLMVSSEAGVLDVAPADIVEKGRLGPGQMIAVNLQSQEILKNWAIKQRVATRHPYGQWLKDNRAEIQPQLFAEATLYPAADLLPQQSAFGYTVEDVDMIIQDMAAQGKEPTFCMGDDTPHAVLSEKPHLLYDYFKQRFAQVTNPAIDPLRERLVMSLATQLGGQGNLLDEQPEYAHLLKLESPVINEVELEQIHESGFATATLSTLYATVDGPTGLAKAVAALCDRADAAVKAGKTILVLSDRVDAEGNPTWLSADVSYIPPLLAVGAVHHHLIRGGLRMRASLVVDTAQCWSTHHFACLIGYGASAVCPYLALESVRHWWADSRTQKLMETGKLPVITLNGAQDNYRKAVDAGLLKILSKMGISLITSYRGAQIFEAIGIGSDLLDLAFRGTTSRLGGLSIIDLAQETIQFHQRTFPELSVKRLQNMGFVQSRPSGEYHMNNPAMSKLLHKAVADRQYDHYELYRAQLENRPLSALRDLLDFESDRQPIAIDQVESAEAIMRRFCTGGMSLGALSREAHEVLAVAMNRIGGKSNSGEGGEDPVRFKVLSDVDSEGNSPTFPHLRGLKNGDTASSAIKQVASGRFGVTPEYLMHADQIEIKLAQGAKPGEGGQLPGKKVSPYIAMLRRSKPGVALISPPPHHDIYSIEDLAQLIFDLHQINPKAGVSVKLVSEVGIGTIAAGVAKANADVIQVSGHDGGTGASPLSSIKHAGVPWELGLTEVHKVLMDNELRDRVTLRVDGGLKTGWDVVMGALMGAEEFGFGSIAMIAEGCIMARVCHTNNCPVGVATQKEELRQRFTGIPEHVVNFFFYIAEEVRSLLARLGYSSLIDIVGRADLLRPRTDVSLAKTNALDLTTLMDLPDGRGDRTWLNHQAVHSNGPVLDDDMLADADIQHAIQNQGTVTKAYSVVTTDRTIGARVAGAIAEKYGNNGFEGQLNLNFEGSAGQSFGAFNLPGMTLTLVGESNDYVGKGMHGGEIVIKPPVDITYDPSTNVIVGNTCLYGATGGTLYALGTAGERFAVRNSKGQAVIEGAGDHCCEYMTGGVVVVLGPVGRNVGAGMTGGLAYFLDETGGFPVRVNPEIVKVQRVITPTGEAQLKALIEAHLAHTGSPKAKAVLANWNDYLPQFWQVVPPSEADTPEANPETTGAEKVLSSSQS; the protein is encoded by the coding sequence ATGGGACGTACACCTGTGAATCACCCCTACCAACCTCGGCAGCACACCCGTTCTGAATGGCCAAATTGGGGGCCAAAGTCGCTAGTTGAAGAACGCGATGCTTGTGGCGTAGGCTTTTTGGCCGATCGCCAGAATCGCGCCAGCCACGATCTAGTGGCCAAGGCTCTAGCGGCCCTCGACTGTATGGAGCACCGAGGGGGGTGCTGCGCCGACCAAGCTTCTGGTGACGGGGCCGGGGTGATGACGGCCATCCCGTGGGCGGTGCTAAATCGCTGGGCGGAGGAGCAGGGGTATGGAGCGCTAGAGAGCGATCGCACCGGCGTAGCGATGATTTTCCTGCCCAACCATAGTGAGACCGCGGCCTTTGTGCGCGACACCTTTAACCAGGTGGTCAAAGACGAAGGGCTAAGCGTGGTGGGATGGCGACCTGTGCCTGTACACCCTGATGTGCTGGGCCCCCTAGCGAAGCAGTACCAGCCTCACATTGAGCAGCTAGTGATCGCTTCAGCGACAGAAACCGGCGAAGACCTGGAGCGGCGGCTTTACCTGGTGCGTCGTCAGGTGCTGCATTTGGTTGCCAAGGCGGCCGCCAATCCTGACGAGCGGGCAGCGGTCTCTGTAGCTGATCTGAAGGAGTTCTATGTGTGCTCCTGCTCTTGCCGGACGATTGTGTACAAGGGCATGGTGCGATCGCCGGTGCTGGCCGCCTTTTACGACGACCTCCGCGATCCCGACTACATCAGCTCGTTTGCTGTGTATCACCGTCGGTTTAGCACCAACACTATGCCCAAGTGGCCCCTGGCCCACCCCATGCGGTTGCTGGGTCACAATGGCGAAATCAACACCCTGGTGGGCAACATCAACTGGATGGTGGCGCGCCAGGCCGATCTCCACCATCCGGTGTGGGGCGATCGCGTGGATCTGCTCAAGCCCATCGTCAACGCCGAGAACAGCGATTCTGCCAACCTCGACAACGTCATGGAGCTGCTAGTGCGATCGGGCCGTTCTCCTCAGGAAGCCTTGATGATGATGGTGCCTGAGGCCTATAACAACCAGCCCGAGCTAGACGCCTATCCTGAAATCACCGATTTCTACGAGTACTACAGCGGCCTGCAAGAACCTTGGGATGGTCCGGCACTGATCGTCTTCAGCGACGGCACCCAGGTAGGAGCCACCCTCGATCGCAATGGCCTGCGTCCGGCCCGCTACGTGATCACCAAAGACGATCTGCTGATGGTGTCGTCGGAGGCAGGAGTACTCGATGTAGCTCCCGCAGACATCGTAGAGAAGGGTCGTCTTGGCCCTGGCCAGATGATTGCGGTCAATCTACAGAGTCAGGAAATTCTCAAAAATTGGGCCATCAAGCAGCGGGTTGCCACTCGGCACCCCTACGGCCAGTGGCTCAAGGACAACCGAGCCGAGATCCAGCCCCAGCTGTTTGCGGAAGCAACTCTCTACCCCGCTGCCGACCTGCTGCCCCAGCAGAGCGCCTTTGGCTATACCGTCGAAGACGTCGACATGATCATTCAAGACATGGCGGCCCAGGGCAAAGAGCCCACTTTCTGTATGGGCGACGACACGCCCCACGCCGTGCTGTCAGAGAAGCCCCACCTGCTCTACGACTACTTTAAGCAGCGCTTTGCCCAGGTCACTAACCCAGCCATTGACCCCTTGCGCGAGCGGTTGGTGATGTCGCTTGCCACCCAGCTTGGCGGCCAGGGCAACCTGCTGGATGAGCAGCCCGAGTACGCCCACCTGCTCAAGCTGGAAAGCCCGGTGATCAATGAGGTAGAGCTAGAGCAAATTCACGAGTCGGGCTTTGCCACCGCCACCCTATCCACGCTGTACGCCACTGTGGATGGCCCTACGGGTTTGGCAAAAGCGGTGGCGGCGTTGTGCGATCGCGCCGACGCAGCCGTTAAGGCCGGCAAGACAATTTTAGTGCTGAGCGATCGCGTCGATGCCGAAGGAAATCCTACTTGGCTGAGCGCGGACGTCAGCTACATTCCCCCCCTGCTGGCGGTGGGCGCGGTGCATCACCATCTGATTCGCGGCGGGTTGCGCATGCGTGCCTCCCTGGTGGTCGATACGGCCCAGTGCTGGAGCACCCACCACTTTGCCTGCCTAATTGGCTATGGGGCTAGTGCCGTGTGCCCTTACTTAGCACTAGAGTCGGTGCGCCACTGGTGGGCCGACAGCCGCACCCAAAAGCTCATGGAGACCGGTAAGCTGCCGGTGATCACCCTCAACGGCGCTCAAGACAACTACCGCAAGGCGGTGGATGCGGGCCTGCTGAAAATTCTCTCGAAGATGGGTATCTCGCTGATTACCAGCTACCGAGGCGCGCAAATCTTTGAAGCCATTGGCATCGGCTCCGACCTGCTAGATCTGGCCTTCCGGGGTACTACCTCTCGGTTAGGGGGCCTTTCCATCATAGATTTGGCCCAAGAGACGATTCAATTTCACCAGCGGACGTTTCCTGAGTTGTCAGTCAAGCGCTTGCAAAACATGGGCTTTGTGCAGTCTCGGCCCAGTGGCGAGTACCATATGAACAACCCCGCCATGTCGAAGCTGCTGCACAAGGCAGTGGCCGATCGCCAGTACGACCACTACGAGCTGTACCGCGCCCAGCTCGAAAATCGTCCGCTCAGTGCCCTGCGAGATCTGCTTGATTTTGAGAGCGATCGCCAGCCCATTGCCATCGATCAGGTGGAATCGGCAGAGGCCATTATGCGCCGCTTCTGCACCGGAGGCATGTCGTTAGGAGCACTGTCGCGCGAGGCTCATGAGGTGCTGGCAGTGGCAATGAACCGCATCGGCGGCAAGTCGAACTCCGGCGAAGGGGGCGAAGACCCGGTGCGCTTTAAGGTGCTCTCCGACGTCGATAGCGAGGGTAATTCTCCTACCTTCCCCCACTTGCGGGGTCTAAAGAATGGCGACACCGCCAGTTCTGCCATTAAGCAGGTGGCTTCAGGACGGTTTGGGGTTACTCCCGAGTACCTGATGCACGCTGATCAAATTGAGATCAAGCTGGCTCAGGGGGCTAAACCCGGTGAGGGAGGTCAGCTACCTGGCAAAAAGGTGAGCCCCTACATTGCCATGCTGCGCCGCTCAAAGCCTGGGGTAGCACTGATCTCACCGCCGCCCCACCACGACATCTACTCCATTGAGGATCTGGCCCAGCTAATTTTTGACCTGCACCAGATCAACCCCAAGGCTGGGGTATCGGTGAAGCTGGTGTCTGAGGTGGGCATCGGCACCATCGCTGCCGGAGTCGCCAAGGCCAATGCCGATGTGATTCAAGTGTCGGGCCATGACGGCGGCACCGGAGCCTCCCCCCTCAGCTCGATTAAGCACGCCGGTGTGCCCTGGGAATTGGGCCTGACCGAGGTGCACAAAGTGCTGATGGACAACGAGCTGCGCGATCGCGTCACCCTGCGCGTTGATGGCGGCCTCAAAACCGGTTGGGACGTGGTGATGGGTGCCCTAATGGGAGCCGAAGAATTTGGCTTTGGCTCCATTGCCATGATCGCTGAGGGCTGCATTATGGCTCGGGTTTGCCATACCAACAACTGCCCAGTAGGGGTGGCCACTCAAAAAGAAGAGCTGCGCCAGCGGTTTACCGGCATACCCGAGCACGTGGTGAACTTCTTCTTCTATATCGCTGAAGAGGTGCGATCGCTGCTGGCTCGCCTAGGCTACAGCTCCCTGATCGACATCGTGGGCCGAGCCGATCTGCTCAGACCCCGTACGGATGTCTCCCTGGCTAAAACCAATGCCCTCGATCTCACCACCCTGATGGATCTGCCCGACGGGCGGGGCGATCGCACTTGGCTGAACCACCAAGCCGTCCACAGCAATGGCCCAGTGCTCGACGACGATATGCTGGCCGATGCTGATATTCAGCACGCCATTCAGAACCAGGGAACGGTGACTAAAGCCTATAGCGTGGTCACCACCGATCGCACGATCGGAGCTCGGGTTGCTGGGGCGATCGCCGAAAAGTACGGCAATAACGGCTTTGAAGGGCAGCTCAACCTAAACTTTGAAGGCAGCGCCGGTCAGAGTTTTGGGGCGTTTAACCTACCGGGTATGACCCTAACCCTAGTGGGCGAGTCTAACGACTACGTCGGCAAGGGCATGCACGGCGGCGAAATTGTGATCAAGCCCCCCGTTGACATTACCTACGATCCATCGACCAATGTGATTGTTGGCAACACCTGTCTCTACGGAGCCACCGGCGGCACCCTCTATGCATTGGGCACCGCTGGCGAACGCTTTGCCGTACGCAATTCAAAGGGGCAAGCGGTAATTGAGGGCGCTGGGGATCACTGCTGTGAATACATGACCGGTGGTGTGGTTGTCGTGCTGGGGCCGGTGGGCCGTAATGTCGGTGCCGGCATGACCGGTGGTTTAGCTTACTTTTTAGATGAAACCGGTGGTTTTCCAGTGCGAGTCAATCCCGAAATTGTCAAGGTTCAGCGGGTCATCACCCCGACTGGGGAAGCACAGCTTAAAGCGCTGATTGAGGCCCACCTAGCCCACACCGGCAGCCCCAAGGCCAAAGCAGTTCTAGCCAACTGGAACGACTATTTGCCTCAATTCTGGCAGGTGGTACCGCCCTCTGAGGCCGATACGCCAGAAGCCAATCCCGAGACTACCGGAGCGGAGAAGGTGCTGAGTTCCAGCCAGTCGTAG
- a CDS encoding NAD(P)/FAD-dependent oxidoreductase, protein MEEMGMEDVVVIGAGLSGLTAARQLQQAGHQVIVIDKSRGLGGRLATRRRGFTAVDHGCRHLQPFSDSTLSFLPALLEAGVLQSWEPEPFTLEAGGSLKAGLPETLYTAPQGMSAVAKALAPGLTIHRQWRATALTPLPQGWRIEGETLSADRQEQLSSIKAKAVVVAIPAPQAAALMDKAAPQNEGLFKLMHQLQNVEFDAVITAMAGYSSDESANLPNQTSRGGWMVGGNSHPILRWAALDSSKRTDPQEPVTVVHSSAVFAANNIDRSDLESVGQELLAAAAGSLASWLGSPTWMQVHRWRYGFVRQPLGSPLLHSPAMPTLVGCGDWCSGGNVEGAIASGYRAAELIATALK, encoded by the coding sequence TTGGAAGAAATGGGTATGGAAGATGTCGTGGTCATCGGAGCTGGTCTCAGTGGGCTGACGGCAGCCCGGCAGCTCCAGCAAGCCGGCCACCAGGTGATAGTGATCGATAAGTCTCGTGGGCTTGGGGGGCGCTTAGCCACTCGCCGCCGTGGTTTTACTGCTGTAGATCACGGTTGTCGGCATCTACAGCCTTTTTCTGACTCCACACTCAGTTTTTTGCCTGCGCTGCTGGAGGCTGGTGTACTACAGTCTTGGGAGCCAGAGCCATTTACTCTAGAGGCCGGTGGTTCTTTAAAGGCAGGGTTGCCGGAGACACTCTACACAGCGCCCCAGGGCATGAGCGCTGTCGCCAAGGCTCTAGCCCCAGGACTGACTATTCACCGCCAGTGGCGTGCCACAGCGCTAACTCCGCTGCCCCAGGGTTGGCGAATTGAGGGAGAAACCTTGAGCGCCGATCGCCAGGAACAACTTAGCTCGATAAAGGCAAAGGCTGTGGTTGTAGCCATTCCTGCCCCGCAAGCCGCCGCTCTAATGGATAAGGCTGCGCCCCAGAACGAAGGCCTATTCAAGCTCATGCACCAGCTTCAGAACGTAGAGTTTGACGCCGTCATTACCGCAATGGCTGGGTACAGCTCTGATGAATCTGCCAACCTTCCGAATCAAACCTCTCGGGGTGGTTGGATGGTGGGTGGCAACAGCCACCCAATCTTGCGCTGGGCTGCCTTAGACAGTAGCAAGCGCACCGACCCTCAAGAGCCGGTGACGGTGGTGCACAGCAGCGCAGTCTTCGCGGCCAACAACATCGATCGCAGCGATCTAGAGTCTGTCGGTCAGGAACTACTCGCTGCTGCTGCAGGGAGCTTAGCGTCTTGGCTCGGCTCCCCAACTTGGATGCAGGTTCATCGCTGGCGCTACGGGTTTGTGCGACAGCCCCTAGGATCTCCTCTGCTGCATTCCCCAGCAATGCCGACTCTAGTGGGTTGCGGCGACTGGTGCAGTGGGGGAAATGTTGAGGGCGCGATCGCCTCAGGCTACCGCGCTGCTGAACTTATCGCCACAGCCCTGAAATAG
- a CDS encoding YaaW family protein: protein MDELRSALELATDEELEALTEMLFRPRFNPLDYLQKSDPLTVKSGTRQQWLDQLEQRFRFLAADGLTVINGQSQRVSYRQALVQICHYLKVPYLTAWSTDDLEAEVFLHLLRSNLKKLPKAERDRLQQSVQKSLQGSAQFQSLPLALQANPLSLLAKGSSAVAISTVLQPWLLQHIAQQMAFHMARYEITRQAMIKGGGTMLTQVHRQFALRMASRGVATSAARYGATRAVFSVLGPALWGWFLADLGWRAIATNYGRVIPVVFTLAQIRLTRSFDDWDLAPG from the coding sequence GTGGATGAGCTGCGGTCTGCCCTGGAGCTAGCAACAGACGAAGAACTCGAGGCCTTAACAGAAATGCTGTTTCGGCCGCGCTTTAACCCATTAGATTATCTGCAAAAATCTGACCCACTGACGGTCAAGAGCGGCACGCGGCAGCAGTGGCTCGATCAATTAGAGCAGCGCTTTCGTTTTTTGGCAGCGGATGGGCTGACGGTAATCAATGGCCAGAGCCAGCGGGTCAGCTATCGTCAAGCGCTGGTTCAGATTTGCCACTACCTCAAGGTGCCTTACCTGACCGCTTGGTCTACCGACGATTTAGAGGCAGAGGTGTTTTTACACCTGCTTCGCAGCAATCTCAAGAAGCTGCCAAAAGCAGAGCGCGATCGCCTTCAGCAGTCGGTGCAAAAGTCTCTACAGGGGTCAGCCCAGTTTCAATCCTTGCCCTTGGCCTTGCAGGCTAACCCCTTGAGTCTATTGGCCAAGGGCAGCAGCGCCGTGGCGATTAGCACAGTCCTACAGCCCTGGCTGCTTCAGCATATTGCTCAGCAGATGGCCTTCCACATGGCCCGCTACGAAATAACCCGGCAGGCGATGATCAAAGGGGGTGGCACAATGTTGACCCAAGTACACCGGCAGTTTGCTCTACGCATGGCCTCCCGAGGGGTAGCCACTAGTGCCGCTCGTTACGGAGCTACTCGGGCCGTATTTTCGGTGCTAGGGCCTGCGTTGTGGGGCTGGTTTTTAGCCGATTTGGGCTGGCGCGCGATCGCAACCAACTACGGTCGGGTGATTCCTGTCGTATTCACTCTGGCTCAAATTCGCTTAACCCGCTCCTTTGACGATTGGGACTTAGCTCCGGGATAG
- a CDS encoding J domain-containing protein, whose product MPDVNPRPKTHYDQLGVKPTASPQQIRRAFRDLSKLYHPDTTNLPATEATEKFQQLNEAYAILSSPDRRWTYDQKVGYSRISVMQPLEPLSRPASFQRREPANMYLDPTDRPLSAGEIFALFILGLTFVACLALVVTVSLTRGDYTANLEILPAEASPSIEVTLDQQPQAEPPAGDTSLRAPSLPKARPNPKSLTSAPPTWL is encoded by the coding sequence ATGCCTGACGTAAACCCAAGACCCAAAACCCACTACGACCAACTAGGGGTCAAGCCTACTGCTAGCCCTCAACAGATACGGCGTGCCTTTCGCGACCTCAGCAAGCTCTACCACCCCGACACCACTAATTTGCCCGCCACCGAAGCAACTGAAAAGTTTCAGCAACTCAATGAAGCCTACGCCATTCTCAGTAGCCCCGATCGGCGCTGGACCTACGATCAAAAAGTAGGCTACTCTCGCATATCAGTCATGCAGCCTCTGGAGCCACTAAGTCGTCCAGCCTCCTTTCAGCGACGAGAGCCTGCCAATATGTATCTCGACCCCACCGATCGCCCCCTATCAGCTGGAGAAATTTTTGCTCTCTTTATCTTAGGGCTCACGTTTGTGGCTTGCTTAGCCTTGGTGGTGACCGTGAGTCTGACCCGAGGAGATTACACTGCCAACCTAGAGATTTTGCCCGCAGAGGCAAGCCCTAGCATTGAAGTGACTCTAGACCAACAGCCACAGGCAGAACCTCCGGCAGGGGATACTTCCCTGAGGGCTCCTTCTTTGCCAAAAGCGCGACCTAATCCAAAATCCTTAACATCTGCACCACCTACCTGGCTTTAG
- a CDS encoding DUF3143 domain-containing protein, giving the protein MALPSATTPLYNYPLPDIEAWLQQQGCTQDDALHCWHVIRPRWEAEILLETDCIVVRYISAGSDNKDIQRVFKYSLSRQDLEEAIFSGP; this is encoded by the coding sequence ATGGCACTTCCCTCCGCAACCACACCTCTTTATAACTACCCGCTACCCGACATCGAAGCTTGGCTACAACAACAGGGCTGTACCCAAGACGACGCTCTCCACTGTTGGCACGTGATTCGTCCCCGATGGGAAGCTGAAATTTTGCTTGAGACCGACTGTATTGTGGTGCGCTATATCAGCGCCGGGTCAGACAATAAGGACATTCAGCGAGTGTTTAAATACTCTCTCAGTCGCCAAGATTTGGAAGAAGCCATTTTTTCTGGCCCTTAA
- a CDS encoding ribonuclease HII, with translation MVATSRLLTPEACEYHPATKIAGVDEVGRGCLFGPVVAAAVVLSPQACEQLQSLGVTDSKCLSEARRESLVEPIQRLATDYALGLATIHDIERLNILYASLLAMSRALRRLSTLPDLCLVDGNQLIPHLHLPQRTVVQGDRIHTEIAAASILAKVWRDRLIVRLDRRYPGYHLARNKGYGSAAHRLALQTLGPTPQHRRSFKGCGSHQARATLTSAQQNLQ, from the coding sequence ATGGTGGCGACGAGTAGGTTACTGACCCCTGAGGCTTGTGAGTATCACCCAGCAACCAAGATTGCTGGGGTTGATGAGGTGGGGCGAGGGTGTTTATTTGGACCCGTGGTAGCGGCGGCGGTTGTGCTGTCGCCCCAAGCCTGTGAGCAACTTCAGTCGCTGGGGGTGACCGATAGCAAGTGCCTGAGCGAAGCCCGCCGCGAAAGCCTGGTGGAGCCCATTCAACGGCTGGCTACGGACTATGCCTTGGGCTTAGCCACTATCCACGACATTGAGCGACTTAATATTCTCTACGCCAGTCTTTTGGCGATGAGCCGGGCGTTGCGCCGCCTGTCTACTCTGCCAGACCTCTGCCTAGTTGATGGCAACCAGCTCATTCCTCACTTACACCTGCCTCAGCGAACGGTGGTGCAGGGCGATCGCATCCACACTGAGATTGCCGCTGCCAGCATCTTGGCTAAGGTATGGCGCGATCGCCTCATTGTGCGCCTCGATCGTCGCTACCCCGGTTATCACCTGGCGCGCAACAAAGGTTACGGCAGTGCTGCCCATCGTCTAGCTCTGCAAACGCTAGGACCAACGCCCCAGCACCGCCGTTCCTTCAAGGGGTGTGGCTCGCATCAGGCTAGAGCTACCCTTACCAGCGCTCAACAAAACCTTCAATAG
- a CDS encoding Rne/Rng family ribonuclease, translating to MPKQIVIAEQNRIAAVFSEDQIQELIVATGSHQVSDIYLGTVENVLPGIDAAFVNIGDSERNGFMHVTDLGPLKLKRSAGSITELVVPQQKVLVQIMKEPTGNKGPRLTGNISLPGRYLVLMPSGRGVNLSRRIRSESERNRLRALAILIKPAGMGLLVRTEAEGISENAIIEDLETLQKQWESIQQQALSTRPPALLNRDDDFIQRVLRDAYNAEVNRIVTDSSTGMKRVKQHLANWSDGQVPAGVLIDHHRERIPILEYFRVNAAIREALKPRVDLPSGGYIIIERTEALTVIDVNSGSFTRSATARETVLWTNCEAAAEIARQLRLRNIAGVIVVDFIDMDTRRDKLQVLEHFTKALRSDKARPQISQLSELGLVELTRKRQGQNIYELFGRPCPTCGGLGHLVHLPGEVPIDNGNEVAPRALVSGGSPAPQVAPPLPLGDAGDFDGRPDLQELDLGNHPSYQDKAGRGNNRRRRRRDPLPTRSNGKEAPVVKDNGPAPVDFKEPIESLPPLVTPKTEDEKVAPRGRGRTGGRVDSQSEPARNRKSVVPPQVVTVEMTADEQRIYAMMGISPMVLSTQEVADPRNVVVSVVLPGQAPPEIVSLTPMEVPAEEPVEMPLVDMTEPEPALPKPSPSRVVRTRSARAQAQEADVISPEAIASIPEPTIEPTPIAEPAPVVELNSIEVTPEAEPEESSSSVRRRRRRRSSSAGDGGDE from the coding sequence ATGCCGAAGCAGATTGTTATTGCTGAGCAAAACCGGATCGCTGCGGTTTTTTCTGAAGATCAGATTCAAGAGCTAATTGTGGCCACCGGTAGCCACCAGGTTAGCGACATTTATTTGGGCACCGTAGAAAACGTGCTGCCTGGCATTGATGCTGCCTTCGTCAATATTGGCGACAGCGAGCGCAACGGCTTTATGCACGTCACGGACCTGGGTCCCCTAAAGCTGAAGCGCAGCGCTGGCTCCATCACCGAATTAGTCGTGCCCCAGCAAAAAGTGCTGGTGCAGATTATGAAAGAGCCTACGGGCAACAAAGGGCCTCGTCTGACTGGCAATATTAGCTTGCCGGGGCGATATTTAGTCCTGATGCCTTCAGGGCGTGGGGTCAACCTATCACGGCGCATTCGCAGCGAGAGCGAGCGCAACCGCCTGCGGGCTTTAGCCATTTTGATCAAACCAGCGGGCATGGGTTTGCTGGTGCGTACCGAAGCCGAGGGCATTAGCGAAAATGCCATCATTGAAGATTTAGAAACCCTGCAAAAGCAGTGGGAAAGCATTCAGCAGCAGGCCTTAAGCACTCGACCCCCGGCTCTGCTCAATCGCGATGACGACTTTATTCAACGAGTGCTGCGCGACGCCTACAATGCAGAAGTCAACCGCATTGTCACCGACTCCAGTACTGGCATGAAGCGGGTGAAGCAACACCTGGCCAACTGGAGCGATGGCCAAGTGCCTGCCGGAGTGCTGATCGACCACCACCGCGAACGCATTCCCATCCTGGAGTATTTTCGAGTCAACGCGGCGATTCGCGAGGCCTTGAAGCCGAGGGTAGATCTGCCCTCCGGTGGCTATATCATCATTGAGCGCACCGAGGCGTTAACGGTGATTGACGTCAACTCTGGCTCTTTTACGCGTTCTGCCACGGCTCGCGAAACCGTCCTATGGACTAACTGCGAAGCTGCTGCTGAAATTGCCCGGCAGCTGCGCCTGCGCAATATCGCCGGGGTGATTGTCGTTGACTTTATCGATATGGATACGCGGCGTGACAAGCTGCAAGTCCTTGAACATTTCACTAAAGCCCTACGTTCTGACAAAGCTCGGCCCCAGATCTCTCAGCTGTCTGAGCTAGGCCTAGTAGAGCTGACCCGTAAGCGCCAGGGTCAAAACATTTACGAGCTGTTTGGGCGACCTTGTCCGACCTGCGGTGGTTTGGGCCATCTGGTGCATTTGCCCGGTGAGGTGCCTATAGACAATGGCAATGAAGTCGCTCCCCGTGCTTTGGTCTCTGGGGGAAGTCCGGCTCCTCAGGTGGCGCCACCACTTCCCCTTGGTGATGCAGGCGATTTTGATGGTCGTCCTGACCTGCAAGAGCTGGATTTGGGCAACCACCCTAGCTATCAAGATAAAGCGGGCCGCGGCAACAACCGCCGCCGTCGCCGCCGCGACCCTCTGCCGACCCGAAGCAATGGCAAAGAAGCGCCTGTGGTGAAAGATAACGGGCCGGCCCCGGTTGACTTTAAAGAGCCAATTGAGTCGTTGCCACCACTGGTAACCCCCAAAACTGAAGACGAAAAGGTTGCGCCCCGAGGTCGCGGACGAACTGGGGGACGGGTTGATTCACAGAGCGAGCCGGCTCGGAATCGGAAGTCCGTTGTGCCTCCTCAGGTAGTAACTGTGGAAATGACCGCCGACGAGCAGCGTATCTACGCCATGATGGGCATTTCACCCATGGTTCTGTCGACCCAAGAGGTGGCTGACCCCCGCAACGTAGTGGTGTCAGTGGTGTTGCCTGGGCAGGCCCCGCCAGAGATTGTGTCACTGACCCCAATGGAAGTTCCGGCTGAGGAGCCCGTTGAGATGCCGCTGGTAGATATGACAGAACCAGAGCCTGCATTGCCTAAGCCGTCTCCTAGCCGCGTAGTGCGCACGCGCTCGGCGCGTGCTCAAGCCCAGGAGGCAGATGTCATATCTCCTGAAGCGATCGCCTCAATCCCAGAGCCGACGATCGAACCCACCCCCATTGCTGAACCTGCTCCCGTTGTTGAACTGAACTCCATAGAGGTTACCCCCGAAGCCGAGCCAGAAGAATCGTCTAGCAGCGTGCGCCGTCGCCGCCGCCGTCGTTCCTCCTCGGCTGGCGATGGTGGCGACGAGTAG